From one Streptomyces sp. ICC1 genomic stretch:
- a CDS encoding RHS repeat-associated core domain-containing protein has product MQTASRQQTESVNVNGMLIGVAPTDGKAVGGQLSVGVDYGELVNAYGGGWASRLHLVSLPGCALTTPSVAACRVQTPLQTVNDPTKQRLTANVDMPSSTPRFKDAVLSGAATPLMAASAATQEVAVAAVSDTGGSQGEYAATSLSASGSWAQSASGAFTYSYPIAVPPSLGGTAPSVALTYNSQSIDGKTSARNSQSSWIGDGWSYAPGFIERSYKSCKDSGIKDSGDQCWAGFNGTLSLGAHTGQLIRGSDGVYRLASDDGTKIERLSGATNGLWDGEYFKVTTTDGTAYYLGLNHAPGTAADSATNSAWGIPVYHPKSGDPCYSAAKGNASRCDEQVGYRFNLDFAVDSQGNVQRYDYTTESNYYNMGFGQVAAKGEGGTLTPYTRSGELTRISYGYKLADAVAGRDPAAQINFDTKQRCTTSDTVCAAGNLSKDTAKNWPDVPYDINCPSTYKTKGEGDDVCRFGSPTFWSTHRLMGINTKVKIGTGWQDVDSYSLTHVFSDAGGVIDPVTGKTGKPDSAGMLQSILWLSSIQHTGRDTTGGGSKPLTMDPVTFTGIEIDNRVDGLTPAAPALYHPRISSIRTETGASTAVTYRDPECSRVKNTMPAAADNNTMACYQAYWAPSGVAKPIADWFVKTLVTQVVTSDLTKAGSPHQVTNYEYGGGAAWHRDDSELTDDEYRTWNDFRGYRTVTTKSGVAPDPITQSVSTYLQGMDGDYKKDGTRRSVSLTNSLGESFPDSDWLSGATLESQVFTAAGGTVTSKTLNGPLTTKVTSTQSRTAWTSKVPAPASLSTLPGLVSRRTTDVANRSMGLMSTGAWRTSKVVTKYDDLGRVHQIDDKGDVAAPEQENCTTTTYASAPASNPMMVTLQSEVIAVAGPCTTTPGAGTTLSHKRFFYDGDGSVTSPGTHGQLGQTWASDGKTHSVGRLTAAQVVTKYDGAGNPVFQTNGGLTYDDYGRAIKQTDAASQFTTISYTPSSVTLPTKVTTTYPQPYGWTSTMDVSPARGLDLQSVDVNGRVTASTYDTLGRRTAVWTPGRDKATQTPDRKFTYTVSGAGDSPNPPSVTTETLRDNGSYGKSVTLYDGMLQVRQQQSTTANNSAGRLISSTAYDSHGWAVSSIAPYADPTTAPGTTLWVEAENTVPSQARQVYDGQGRVTASEQWSKGAKLWQGSTTYSGVDKTSTTPPKGGQATLTYTNAIGQTTSTQSLDTTADNKLTAGKTISSGTTIDSRSVRLVMQADGNLVLAAITDGKTLWSSGTAGNPGASATVRADGNLVVTSITGTVLWSSGTGTAGATGAYLLVKGDDTAQMYDAAGTSIWTSGTAGKAATADATTTYSYTPAGNVASIGDTAGNKWTYTYNLLGQKLSQTDPDTGTSTTGYDLFGRVILSTDARGKSLSTTYDTLGRKTGEYEGTSTTDQTKKLAEWTYDTLLKGRPTSSTRFVGGTAGKAYTKKIDGYTTAYQPTGTTTVIPSDEGKLAGTYTATAEYTPTVGLLNSTTYGADGGLPAERIGYGYNPQGGLTGYGSATTPYLNKAIYTPLGQVIQSTYGPYGKQLRTAQTYDDATGRQATNRVSLQTGTTGDAVEDTTYAYDEAGNLTGTSSVQSSGGSATGTDTQCFLYDGQNRLAQAWTDTKGLAAPKAGQLSKCNTAQPTSTTIGGPNPYWQSFTYNQLGDRTQQVKHDPAGNPLKDVTQTSTYPGSGSTPAAQPNTATSITTTGPTGTTTLTPHYDSVGNTTSRDTKAGTAATTTQTFTYNAQGRTETVTTPKPGGGTQTATYLYDADGGLLIQRSPDSDTLYLFGGTEQLKLNNTTKTVEGLRNYTSPDGTRITRSSTGSVTYQLTTPQNTSQLQIDATTLTVTRRAFDPYGAPRGTAPPAWADNRAYLGQPVDPTSGLNLLGARNYDPVIGRFLTCDPVFEAGDQNQMGGYTYAGDDPVNMSDPSGLFVGWADVGKFLAGVVDGALGGMNSVNLGFNAPGFLLNNCVEIYNGKNKKFNDWTGYKAPKRHVPNLWGGRPAGELFNIDPDSKAYQAGWWTGLIGSLFVDGYGVGKVGVVAYREYKLAKADGLGGGQSLISALKSLIDDTPKPAGKDTPADSAPDSTSPSTPESGTAKAPGGDGSSSGADSGPGRGPWPASSDIPGPAAGKNLKAPNARHTVSGSASGEVRGNNTVILRGEMGTVKQDVADIASGKAAYISELDRYQVNNRLYGVEHSGTVFPDSGPGFVSLDRNEYAALQQVAKAKGDLSAAPQLSRNPRFTNNPGIVEKALAIYNGTYK; this is encoded by the coding sequence GTGCAGACGGCGAGCCGTCAGCAGACCGAATCGGTGAACGTCAACGGCATGCTCATCGGTGTGGCGCCCACCGACGGCAAGGCAGTCGGCGGCCAGTTGTCAGTGGGCGTGGACTACGGCGAACTGGTCAACGCATATGGCGGCGGATGGGCATCCCGTCTGCATCTGGTGTCCCTGCCAGGCTGCGCTCTCACCACTCCGTCGGTTGCCGCCTGCCGGGTGCAGACCCCCCTGCAGACAGTCAACGACCCGACGAAGCAGCGGCTCACGGCCAACGTCGACATGCCGAGCAGCACGCCGCGGTTCAAGGATGCGGTCCTCTCCGGTGCGGCGACCCCGCTGATGGCCGCGTCGGCCGCGACTCAGGAGGTCGCCGTCGCGGCGGTGTCCGACACGGGTGGCTCGCAGGGCGAATACGCGGCGACGTCCCTGTCGGCGTCGGGATCCTGGGCGCAGTCGGCATCCGGTGCCTTCACCTACAGCTACCCGATCGCGGTACCGCCCTCGCTGGGCGGCACGGCGCCCTCCGTGGCGCTCACGTACAACTCGCAGTCCATCGACGGGAAGACGTCCGCGCGGAACTCGCAGTCCTCCTGGATCGGTGACGGCTGGTCGTACGCGCCGGGCTTCATCGAGCGCTCCTACAAGTCCTGCAAGGACTCGGGGATCAAGGACTCGGGTGACCAGTGCTGGGCCGGCTTCAACGGCACGCTTTCGCTCGGCGCGCACACCGGCCAGCTCATCCGCGGCAGTGACGGCGTCTACCGCCTGGCGTCCGACGACGGCACGAAGATCGAGCGGCTCAGCGGGGCGACGAACGGCCTGTGGGATGGCGAGTACTTCAAGGTCACCACGACCGACGGCACCGCGTACTACCTCGGCCTCAACCACGCGCCCGGTACAGCGGCGGACTCCGCGACCAACAGCGCCTGGGGCATTCCGGTATACCACCCCAAGTCGGGGGACCCCTGCTACAGCGCGGCCAAGGGCAACGCCTCCCGGTGCGACGAGCAGGTCGGGTACCGCTTCAACCTGGACTTCGCCGTCGACTCGCAGGGCAACGTCCAGCGGTACGACTACACGACCGAGTCGAACTACTACAACATGGGCTTTGGTCAGGTCGCCGCGAAGGGTGAGGGTGGCACCCTGACCCCGTACACGCGCTCGGGCGAGCTCACGCGCATCTCCTACGGCTACAAGCTCGCCGACGCCGTCGCCGGCAGGGACCCCGCGGCTCAGATCAACTTCGACACCAAGCAGCGGTGCACGACCTCCGACACCGTGTGCGCGGCCGGCAACCTGTCGAAGGACACGGCCAAGAACTGGCCCGACGTCCCCTACGACATCAACTGCCCCTCCACCTACAAGACCAAGGGTGAGGGCGACGACGTCTGCCGGTTCGGTTCTCCGACGTTCTGGTCCACGCACCGGCTGATGGGCATCAACACCAAGGTAAAGATCGGTACGGGTTGGCAGGACGTCGACTCGTACTCCCTCACGCACGTCTTCTCCGACGCCGGTGGCGTGATCGACCCGGTCACCGGGAAGACAGGCAAGCCGGACAGCGCCGGAATGCTTCAGTCGATCCTGTGGCTGTCCTCCATCCAGCACACCGGGCGGGACACCACCGGCGGTGGCAGCAAACCCCTCACGATGGACCCGGTCACCTTCACGGGCATCGAGATCGACAACCGCGTGGACGGGCTGACGCCGGCAGCGCCGGCGCTCTACCACCCCCGCATCTCGAGCATCCGTACGGAGACCGGCGCTTCCACGGCGGTCACCTACCGAGATCCCGAGTGCTCGCGCGTCAAGAACACGATGCCCGCGGCGGCGGACAACAACACGATGGCCTGCTACCAGGCCTACTGGGCCCCGTCCGGGGTGGCAAAGCCGATCGCCGACTGGTTCGTGAAGACCCTCGTCACCCAGGTGGTCACCAGCGACCTCACCAAGGCGGGCTCTCCTCACCAGGTCACCAACTACGAGTACGGCGGCGGCGCGGCCTGGCACCGGGACGATTCGGAGCTGACCGACGACGAGTACCGGACGTGGAACGACTTCCGCGGCTACCGCACCGTGACCACGAAGTCCGGCGTCGCCCCTGACCCGATCACGCAGTCCGTCTCGACGTACCTGCAGGGCATGGACGGCGACTACAAGAAGGACGGCACCCGGCGATCGGTCTCCTTGACCAACTCCCTGGGCGAATCCTTCCCGGACAGTGACTGGCTGTCCGGCGCCACGCTGGAGTCGCAGGTCTTCACGGCGGCCGGTGGGACCGTCACCTCCAAGACGCTCAACGGTCCGCTCACCACGAAGGTCACCTCAACTCAGAGCCGCACGGCCTGGACATCCAAGGTTCCCGCTCCGGCATCGTTGTCCACGCTGCCGGGCCTGGTTTCCCGGCGGACCACGGACGTGGCCAACCGGTCGATGGGACTCATGTCGACCGGGGCATGGCGCACGTCGAAAGTCGTAACCAAGTACGACGACCTGGGCCGGGTCCATCAGATCGACGACAAGGGTGACGTCGCCGCACCCGAACAGGAGAACTGCACCACCACGACGTACGCATCGGCGCCTGCGAGCAACCCGATGATGGTGACCCTTCAGAGTGAGGTCATCGCAGTGGCCGGCCCCTGCACCACGACGCCTGGTGCGGGTACGACCCTCAGCCACAAACGGTTCTTCTACGACGGCGACGGGTCCGTTACCAGTCCTGGCACGCACGGGCAGCTCGGGCAGACCTGGGCCTCGGACGGAAAGACCCATTCTGTCGGCCGGTTGACAGCGGCGCAGGTGGTAACCAAGTACGACGGCGCGGGGAATCCGGTCTTCCAGACCAACGGCGGTCTGACGTATGACGACTACGGGCGCGCCATCAAGCAGACCGACGCGGCTTCGCAGTTCACGACTATTTCGTACACGCCTTCCTCGGTGACCCTGCCGACCAAGGTCACTACGACGTACCCGCAGCCCTATGGCTGGACATCCACGATGGACGTGTCTCCGGCGCGCGGGCTGGATCTCCAATCTGTCGATGTCAACGGTCGCGTCACCGCCAGCACCTACGACACGCTGGGCCGCCGTACCGCAGTCTGGACACCGGGCCGGGACAAGGCCACGCAGACCCCGGACCGCAAGTTCACGTACACCGTCAGCGGGGCCGGCGACAGCCCGAACCCGCCGTCGGTCACCACGGAGACGCTCCGGGATAACGGAAGCTACGGCAAGTCCGTCACGCTCTACGACGGCATGCTCCAGGTTCGTCAGCAACAGTCGACGACCGCGAACAACTCCGCCGGCCGTCTGATCAGTTCGACCGCCTACGACAGCCACGGCTGGGCCGTCTCCAGCATCGCGCCCTACGCGGATCCGACCACCGCTCCTGGGACCACCCTGTGGGTCGAGGCCGAGAACACAGTGCCCAGCCAGGCCCGTCAGGTGTACGACGGCCAGGGACGTGTCACCGCCTCGGAGCAGTGGTCGAAGGGGGCCAAGCTCTGGCAGGGAAGCACGACGTACTCGGGTGTCGACAAGACCTCCACCACTCCGCCCAAGGGCGGGCAGGCCACGCTCACCTACACCAACGCCATCGGCCAGACGACGTCCACCCAGTCCCTGGACACCACGGCAGACAACAAGCTGACAGCCGGCAAGACCATTTCATCCGGCACCACCATTGATTCCCGGAGCGTCCGGCTCGTCATGCAGGCGGACGGCAACCTCGTCCTGGCCGCCATAACGGACGGCAAGACTCTCTGGTCCTCGGGCACTGCCGGCAACCCGGGCGCGAGTGCGACGGTCCGTGCCGACGGCAACCTCGTCGTCACCAGCATCACAGGAACCGTTCTCTGGTCTTCGGGTACGGGCACCGCCGGAGCCACGGGCGCTTACCTCCTCGTCAAGGGCGACGACACCGCCCAGATGTACGACGCCGCCGGAACCTCCATCTGGACGTCCGGGACCGCGGGCAAGGCCGCCACGGCTGACGCGACCACCACGTACTCGTACACCCCTGCCGGAAACGTCGCGTCCATCGGCGACACCGCCGGCAATAAGTGGACCTACACGTACAACCTGCTCGGCCAGAAACTGTCCCAGACCGACCCGGACACCGGTACCTCCACCACCGGCTACGACCTGTTCGGGCGAGTGATCCTGAGCACCGATGCGCGGGGCAAGAGCCTCTCCACCACCTACGACACCCTCGGCCGCAAGACCGGTGAATACGAGGGCACCAGCACCACGGACCAGACCAAGAAGCTGGCCGAGTGGACGTACGACACGCTCCTCAAGGGACGCCCGACGTCCTCGACCCGATTCGTGGGCGGAACAGCCGGCAAGGCGTACACGAAGAAGATCGACGGCTACACGACCGCCTACCAGCCCACGGGCACCACGACGGTCATCCCTTCCGACGAGGGCAAGCTCGCAGGGACGTATACCGCGACCGCCGAATACACGCCCACTGTAGGGCTGCTGAACTCAACGACCTACGGCGCCGACGGCGGCCTGCCGGCCGAGCGGATCGGGTACGGGTACAACCCGCAGGGCGGCCTCACCGGGTACGGATCCGCCACCACCCCGTACCTGAACAAGGCCATCTACACACCGCTGGGCCAGGTCATCCAGTCCACGTACGGTCCCTACGGAAAGCAGCTCCGCACCGCTCAGACCTACGACGACGCCACCGGCCGACAGGCCACCAACAGGGTCAGCCTGCAAACCGGCACCACTGGCGACGCGGTCGAAGACACCACCTATGCCTATGACGAGGCTGGCAACCTCACCGGAACGTCCAGCGTGCAGTCCAGCGGCGGATCGGCCACCGGCACGGACACGCAGTGCTTCCTCTACGACGGGCAGAACCGCCTGGCCCAAGCCTGGACGGACACCAAGGGTCTCGCGGCTCCGAAGGCCGGCCAGCTGTCCAAGTGCAACACCGCGCAGCCGACGTCCACGACGATCGGCGGACCGAACCCGTACTGGCAGTCCTTCACCTACAACCAGCTCGGCGACCGCACCCAGCAGGTCAAGCACGACCCCGCGGGCAACCCCCTCAAGGACGTCACCCAGACCAGCACCTACCCCGGCAGCGGCTCCACGCCGGCGGCCCAGCCGAACACGGCCACGTCCATCACCACCACGGGGCCCACCGGTACGACCACGCTGACCCCGCACTACGACTCGGTCGGCAACACGACCAGCCGTGACACCAAGGCCGGCACGGCCGCGACCACGACCCAGACGTTCACGTACAACGCCCAGGGCCGCACCGAAACGGTCACCACCCCCAAGCCGGGCGGCGGCACCCAGACCGCAACCTACCTGTACGACGCGGACGGCGGCCTGCTGATCCAGCGGTCTCCGGACAGCGACACCCTCTACCTCTTCGGCGGCACCGAACAGCTCAAGCTGAACAACACCACGAAGACGGTCGAAGGCCTCCGCAACTACACCAGCCCCGACGGCACCCGGATCACCCGCTCCTCCACCGGCTCCGTCACCTACCAGCTCACCACCCCGCAGAACACCTCCCAGCTCCAGATCGACGCAACTACCCTCACGGTCACCCGCCGCGCCTTCGACCCGTACGGAGCCCCGCGCGGCACCGCCCCGCCGGCCTGGGCCGACAACCGCGCCTACCTGGGCCAGCCAGTCGACCCCACCAGCGGCCTGAACCTGTTGGGCGCCCGCAACTACGACCCGGTCATCGGCCGCTTCCTCACCTGCGACCCGGTCTTCGAAGCCGGCGACCAGAACCAAATGGGCGGCTACACCTACGCCGGCGACGACCCCGTCAACATGAGCGACCCGTCCGGGCTATTCGTTGGCTGGGCCGACGTCGGCAAATTCCTCGCGGGGGTGGTCGACGGAGCGCTCGGAGGCATGAATAGTGTCAACCTCGGGTTTAATGCCCCCGGATTTCTGCTCAATAATTGCGTTGAGATTTATAACGGCAAGAATAAGAAATTCAACGACTGGACCGGCTACAAGGCGCCGAAGCGGCATGTACCAAATCTCTGGGGTGGCCGGCCGGCCGGTGAGCTCTTCAATATCGATCCGGACTCGAAGGCTTACCAGGCTGGCTGGTGGACTGGGCTCATCGGCTCGCTCTTCGTGGACGGCTACGGTGTGGGCAAAGTCGGGGTGGTCGCATACCGGGAGTATAAACTCGCTAAGGCTGATGGCCTCGGCGGAGGTCAGTCCCTCATCTCGGCACTGAAAAGCCTCATCGATGACACCCCCAAGCCCGCAGGCAAGGACACCCCGGCCGACTCCGCTCCGGACAGCACGTCGCCCAGCACCCCGGAATCAGGCACTGCGAAGGCTCCGGGCGGGGACGGGTCGTCCTCCGGGGCGGATTCGGGGCCCGGTCGAGGTCCCTGGCCAGCATCAAGCGATATACCAGGTCCAGCTGCCGGAAAGAACCTGAAGGCACCCAACGCGCGCCATACTGTTTCGGGGTCGGCCAGTGGCGAGGTGAGGGGGAACAACACTGTCATCCTGCGCGGCGAGATGGGCACCGTTAAGCAGGATGTCGCTGACATTGCCAGTGGGAAGGCGGCCTATATTAGTGAACTCGACCGCTACCAAGTGAACAATCGCCTATATGGTGTCGAGCACTCAGGGACGGTGTTCCCTGACTCCGGCCCTGGCTTCGTGAGTCTCGACAGGAATGAGTACGCTGCCCTGCAGCAGGTCGCCAAGGCGAAAGGTGACCTTAGTGCCGCGCCGCAGTTGAGCAGGAACCCGCGCTTCACCAACAATCCAGGAATCGTCGAGAAAGCGCTCGCCATCTACAACGGGACGTACAAGTGA